In Euwallacea fornicatus isolate EFF26 chromosome 2, ASM4011564v1, whole genome shotgun sequence, one genomic interval encodes:
- the enc gene encoding cAMP-regulated phosphoprotein 21 isoform X2 has product MQQRGANMEAGGEEVEEQPPPSRGRPTSKLKVLGRSHAMREEQSPPREPNCADNHTSGGQLHSPPTVVLSPSPLDEDSSAISGAGSPATLVASPNSRCSSLCDSNGGCERLHPAEADLPPSPKYVNGKNGTASNSSQVGSKSSKRYCECQNQNCIKCLKDRGGTNNNHSNTNNNTSLLYVNKNRGKMRQQSSSQTNLSFESSAGTSSCLSRDSSAEYYTDTTGVDLEQFIPDTINRNPKDRALMLRIEEELVSLINDKFQTHYKFPPMTSYHRMLVHRCAAYFGMDHNIDQSGKCIVVNKTKNTRLPDVRFKEHVKEVFNDEPPRRSILKRDSNSIEDYCFKSPERGYGLEGRRSKSFEEREEEYERARRRIFRGDMHDSSEDFGWDMQWSSTESDYSRYRLQPPEFQSRQLRRLLKVHSEEAEQSMRPCVAKSYSFGGYGGASVSLLTRGDSVISTHSAPMPRLLTKQDSGASSVSWRLSPSSSGYKSQSQMSESVTPSPTSTPHPSGDEHHHKSANPVVWAVTDLSNVPRGSIIINPETGKPFKNEDGTIYYYDPVKPAPGLVPDEPLKTERAQSPQKDKTPPMSPKSEKKHSPLKTKSSFTNSATSPSLPFSPPLSTASSGVAMNRSFSYIQTVNSCENVVSALGPAQQQQQYSNFSNQPADGNMPVYSQPYIVYTTAPGYGVPVQQPYDTRLDQQNIQEMSTTFFVPEAASAPGAAQTITYQSPSSGAFWNQPATVGFYASGTQPPVQSGAPPRYSVQVPAQPQPTYVSTGYPPAVNYVAAQPGPAQVQNAEIVPVYPNQSVQMVYSQPTGTVMYQNQPLIYAQNPTTLYQTTAYQPAPAYPHGTPTPTGGMASLPTTPLEQATPNGFVQLTQNMQQMNLGPSQSSTPRGFVPIHPKCGHPFDPRRPSFSKPPSGGYTGKSGRFPMGSSQSSTGTSSPAATVVAPGYCPTLPPPGHYRTPPPSTPPTPQFAVFSQGGYPAMGPRLFRQMSAERGATPGTAKSSRSPTPAGDVGNHFERQRFTFPPSFYPGMPMPYIIQYPRLVGRGQPNIYRQPTPPAMHNRPAPTQGPDMRSHYNNYKNRKPKLNKGLPPSGK; this is encoded by the exons ATGCAACAAAGAGGAGCTAATATGGAGGCGGGAGGAGAAGAGGTGGAGGAGCAGCCTCCGCCATCAAGAGGCCGG CCGACCTCGAAGCTGAAAGTGTTGGGGCGCAGCCACGCGATGCGCGAGGAACAGTCGCCGCCCCGCGAACCAAACTGCGCGGACAATCACACGAGCGGAGGGCAGCTCCACTCTCCCCCCACCGTCGTTCTGAGTCCTTCGCCCCTTGATGAAGACTCGAGTGCAATAAGCGGAGCTGGATCTCCAGCCACCCTGGTGGCCTCCCCGAATTCCAG GTGCTCATCGCTGTGCGATAGCAATGGTGGATGTGAGAGGCTGCACCCTGCTGAAGCAGATCTACCTCCTAGTCCTAAGTACGTAAACGGCAAGAATGGTACCGCGAGCAACTCTAGTCAAGTGGGTTCCAAGAGCAGTAAACGGTACTGCGAGTGTCAGAACCAAAACTGCATCAAGTGTCTGAAAGACCGCGGTGGCACCAACAACAACCACAGCAACACCAATAACAATACGAGCCTTTTGTATGTGAACAAAAACAGAGGAAAAATGAGGCAGCAGAGCTCGTCACAGACCAACCTTAGCTTTGAAAGTTCCGCAGGTACCAGTTCATGCCTGTCTAGAG ACAGCAGCGCTGAATACTACACTGACACCACCGGGGTAGATTTGGAGCAGTTTATCCCCGACACGATCAATCGGAACCCGAAAGACCGGGCATTGATGCTGCGCATCGAAGAGGAGCTGGTCAGTTTGATAAATGACAAATT CCAAACGCATTACAAATTTCCCCCAATGACGAGCTACCATCGCATGCTGGTCCATCGTTGCGCCGCCTACTTTGGTATGGACCACAACATTGACCAGTCGGGAAAGTGCATCGTGGTCAACAAAACGAAAAACACGCGTCTGCCCGACGTGCGGTTCAAGGAGCATGTCAAGGAGGTCTTCAACGATGAACCTCCCAGGAG GTCGATACTGAAAAGGGATTCTAATAGTATCGAGGACTATTGCTTCAAAAGTCCAGAAAGGGGTTATGGTTTGGAGGGGAGGCGGAGTAAGAGCTTTGAGGAAAGAGAGGAGGAGTATGAGCGAGCACGACGAAGGATTTTCAGAGGAGACATGCATGACTCTTCGGAGGATTTCGGTTGGGATATGCAATGGTCCAGTACGGAGAGCGACTATTCAAGGTACCGCTTGCAGCCACCGGAGTTTCAAAGCAGACAGCTGCGCAGGTTGTTGAAGGTTCACTCGGAGGAGGCTGAACAGTCAATGAGGCCGTGTGTGGCTAAAAGTTACAGCTTTGGAGGGTATGGGGGCGCCAGTGTTTCTCTACTCACCAGAGGTGACAGTGTGATTTCTACTCATAGCGCACCGATGCCGAGGCTTTTGACCAAACAAG ACTCGGGAGCCAGTTCGGTGTCATGGCGTCTCAGCCCTTCCAGTTCAGGCTACAAGTCGCAGTCCCAAATGTCCGAGTCGGTGACTCCTAGCCCCACTTCCACCCCTCACCCGTCTGGGGATGAGCACCATCACAAGAGCGCCAATCCAGTTGTGTGGGCGGTAACAGATCTGAGCAATGTGCCTCGAGGGAGCATTATTATTAATCCTGAG ACGGGCAAACCGTTCAAGAACGAAGACGGCACAATATACTACTATGACCCTGTGAAACCCGCTCCCGGTCTAGTTCCCGATGAACCCTTGAAGACGGAGCGGGCGCAATCGCCTCAAAAGGACAAAACGCCACCTATGTCCCCCAAAAGCGAA AAGAAACATTCGCCATTGAAGACCAAATCAAGTTTCACTAACAGCGCCACCAGCCCCAGTTTACCCTTTTCTCCGCCCTTGTCCACGGCCTCTTCAGGTGTTGCCATGAATCGTAGTTTTTCTTATATTCAG ACGGTCAATTCCTGCGAGAACGTCGTTTCAGCTTTGGGGCCTGCGCAACAACAGCAGCAATACTCCAACTTTTCCAATCAACCGGCAGATGGGAACATGCCCGTGTACTCCCAACCTTACATTGTCTACACTACCGCCCCCGGATATGGAGTTCCCGTGCAACAACCTTATGACACAAGGCTG GATCAACAAAACATCCAGGAAATGAGCACAACTTTCTTCGTACCTGAAGCGGCGAGCGCTCCTGGCGCCGCCCAAACTATAACCTACCAGTCGCCCTCGTCCGGAGCGTTCTGGAACCAACCGGCTACCGTTGGTTTCTACGCGAGCGGTACGCAGCCACCGGTGCAGAGCGGGGCGCCGCCACGGTACTCAGTGCAGGTGCCGGCGCAGCCACAACCAACGTACGTTTCCACAGGGTATCCCCCTGCTGTTAACTACGTAGCGGCACAGCCCGGTCCTGCACAAGTGCAGAACGCGGAAATTGTGCCCGTTTATCCGAACCAGTCGGTACAAATGGTGTATTCCCAGCCCACTGGAACTGTAATGTACCAAAATCAGCCTTTGATTTATGCGCAGAATCCAACCACTTTGTATCAAACCACTG cttatCAGCCGGCACCCGCATACCCGCATGGCACACCCACCCCCACAGGAGGCATGGCCTCGCTCCCGACCACCCCTTTAGAACAAGCCACGCCTAATGGATTCGTTCAACTGACTCAAAACATGCAGCAAATGAACTTGGGACCGTCGCAGTCCAGCACCCCGAGGGGATTCGTTCCCATCCATCCCAAAT GTGGCCATCCCTTCGACCCTCGCCGTCCGTCATTCTCGAAACCGCCCTCTGGTGGTTACACCGGTAAATCCGGGCGGTTTCCGATGGGTTCCAGTCAGAGCAGCACTGGAACCAGCTCTCCGGCGGCAACGGTGGTAGCGCCCGGATATTGTCCGACGTTGCCGCCCCCAGGGCATTATCGCACACCGCCCCCGAGCACTCCTCCAACACCCCAATTTGCCGTTTTCAGCCAGGGAGGGTATCCCGCTATGGGGCCGAGGTTGTTCAGACAG ATGAGCGCCGAACGAGGGGCCACGCCTGGGACGGCAAAAAGCAGCCGGTCGCCCACACCCGCGGGAGATGTAGGGAATCATTTTGAGCGGCAAAGGTTCACGTTTCCTCCTAGCTTTTATCCGGGGATGCCCATGCCTTACATCATACAAT ATCCGCGTCTGGTGGGCCGAGGACAGCCAAACATCTACCGACAACCGACACCACCCGCGATGCACAACCGGCCGGCACCTACTCAGGGCCCCGACATGAGATCTCATtacaataattacaaaaaccgTAAGCCCAA GCTTAACAAGGGCCTGCCGCCCTccggcaaataa
- the enc gene encoding cAMP-regulated phosphoprotein 21 isoform X1 translates to MQQRGANMEAGGEEVEEQPPPSRGRPTSKLKVLGRSHAMREEQSPPREPNCADNHTSGGQLHSPPTVVLSPSPLDEDSSAISGAGSPATLVASPNSRCSSLCDSNGGCERLHPAEADLPPSPKYVNGKNGTASNSSQVGSKSSKRYCECQNQNCIKCLKDRGGTNNNHSNTNNNTSLLYVNKNRGKMRQQSSSQTNLSFESSAGTSSCLSRDSSAEYYTDTTGVDLEQFIPDTINRNPKDRALMLRIEEELVSLINDKFQTHYKFPPMTSYHRMLVHRCAAYFGMDHNIDQSGKCIVVNKTKNTRLPDVRFKEHVKEVFNDEPPRRSILKRDSNSIEDYCFKSPERGYGLEGRRSKSFEEREEEYERARRRIFRGDMHDSSEDFGWDMQWSSTESDYSRYRLQPPEFQSRQLRRLLKVHSEEAEQSMRPCVAKSYSFGGYGGASVSLLTRGDSVISTHSAPMPRLLTKQDSGASSVSWRLSPSSSGYKSQSQMSESVTPSPTSTPHPSGDEHHHKSANPVVWAVTDLSNVPRGSIIINPETGKPFKNEDGTIYYYDPVKPAPGLVPDEPLKTERAQSPQKDKTPPMSPKSEKKHSPLKTKSSFTNSATSPSLPFSPPLSTASSGVAMNRSFSYIQTVNSCENVVSALGPAQQQQQYSNFSNQPADGNMPVYSQPYIVYTTAPGYGVPVQQPYDTRLDQQNIQEMSTTFFVPEAASAPGAAQTITYQSPSSGAFWNQPATVGFYASGTQPPVQSGAPPRYSVQVPAQPQPTYVSTGYPPAVNYVAAQPGPAQVQNAEIVPVYPNQSVQMVYSQPTGTVMYQNQPLIYAQNPTTLYQTTAYQPAPAYPHGTPTPTGGMASLPTTPLEQATPNGFVQLTQNMQQMNLGPSQSSTPRGFVPIHPKCGHPFDPRRPSFSKPPSGGYTGKSGRFPMGSSQSSTGTSSPAATVVAPGYCPTLPPPGHYRTPPPSTPPTPQFAVFSQGGYPAMGPRLFRQMSAERGATPGTAKSSRSPTPAGDVGNHFERQRFTFPPSFYPGMPMPYIIQSDPRLVGRGQPNIYRQPTPPAMHNRPAPTQGPDMRSHYNNYKNRKPKLNKGLPPSGK, encoded by the exons ATGCAACAAAGAGGAGCTAATATGGAGGCGGGAGGAGAAGAGGTGGAGGAGCAGCCTCCGCCATCAAGAGGCCGG CCGACCTCGAAGCTGAAAGTGTTGGGGCGCAGCCACGCGATGCGCGAGGAACAGTCGCCGCCCCGCGAACCAAACTGCGCGGACAATCACACGAGCGGAGGGCAGCTCCACTCTCCCCCCACCGTCGTTCTGAGTCCTTCGCCCCTTGATGAAGACTCGAGTGCAATAAGCGGAGCTGGATCTCCAGCCACCCTGGTGGCCTCCCCGAATTCCAG GTGCTCATCGCTGTGCGATAGCAATGGTGGATGTGAGAGGCTGCACCCTGCTGAAGCAGATCTACCTCCTAGTCCTAAGTACGTAAACGGCAAGAATGGTACCGCGAGCAACTCTAGTCAAGTGGGTTCCAAGAGCAGTAAACGGTACTGCGAGTGTCAGAACCAAAACTGCATCAAGTGTCTGAAAGACCGCGGTGGCACCAACAACAACCACAGCAACACCAATAACAATACGAGCCTTTTGTATGTGAACAAAAACAGAGGAAAAATGAGGCAGCAGAGCTCGTCACAGACCAACCTTAGCTTTGAAAGTTCCGCAGGTACCAGTTCATGCCTGTCTAGAG ACAGCAGCGCTGAATACTACACTGACACCACCGGGGTAGATTTGGAGCAGTTTATCCCCGACACGATCAATCGGAACCCGAAAGACCGGGCATTGATGCTGCGCATCGAAGAGGAGCTGGTCAGTTTGATAAATGACAAATT CCAAACGCATTACAAATTTCCCCCAATGACGAGCTACCATCGCATGCTGGTCCATCGTTGCGCCGCCTACTTTGGTATGGACCACAACATTGACCAGTCGGGAAAGTGCATCGTGGTCAACAAAACGAAAAACACGCGTCTGCCCGACGTGCGGTTCAAGGAGCATGTCAAGGAGGTCTTCAACGATGAACCTCCCAGGAG GTCGATACTGAAAAGGGATTCTAATAGTATCGAGGACTATTGCTTCAAAAGTCCAGAAAGGGGTTATGGTTTGGAGGGGAGGCGGAGTAAGAGCTTTGAGGAAAGAGAGGAGGAGTATGAGCGAGCACGACGAAGGATTTTCAGAGGAGACATGCATGACTCTTCGGAGGATTTCGGTTGGGATATGCAATGGTCCAGTACGGAGAGCGACTATTCAAGGTACCGCTTGCAGCCACCGGAGTTTCAAAGCAGACAGCTGCGCAGGTTGTTGAAGGTTCACTCGGAGGAGGCTGAACAGTCAATGAGGCCGTGTGTGGCTAAAAGTTACAGCTTTGGAGGGTATGGGGGCGCCAGTGTTTCTCTACTCACCAGAGGTGACAGTGTGATTTCTACTCATAGCGCACCGATGCCGAGGCTTTTGACCAAACAAG ACTCGGGAGCCAGTTCGGTGTCATGGCGTCTCAGCCCTTCCAGTTCAGGCTACAAGTCGCAGTCCCAAATGTCCGAGTCGGTGACTCCTAGCCCCACTTCCACCCCTCACCCGTCTGGGGATGAGCACCATCACAAGAGCGCCAATCCAGTTGTGTGGGCGGTAACAGATCTGAGCAATGTGCCTCGAGGGAGCATTATTATTAATCCTGAG ACGGGCAAACCGTTCAAGAACGAAGACGGCACAATATACTACTATGACCCTGTGAAACCCGCTCCCGGTCTAGTTCCCGATGAACCCTTGAAGACGGAGCGGGCGCAATCGCCTCAAAAGGACAAAACGCCACCTATGTCCCCCAAAAGCGAA AAGAAACATTCGCCATTGAAGACCAAATCAAGTTTCACTAACAGCGCCACCAGCCCCAGTTTACCCTTTTCTCCGCCCTTGTCCACGGCCTCTTCAGGTGTTGCCATGAATCGTAGTTTTTCTTATATTCAG ACGGTCAATTCCTGCGAGAACGTCGTTTCAGCTTTGGGGCCTGCGCAACAACAGCAGCAATACTCCAACTTTTCCAATCAACCGGCAGATGGGAACATGCCCGTGTACTCCCAACCTTACATTGTCTACACTACCGCCCCCGGATATGGAGTTCCCGTGCAACAACCTTATGACACAAGGCTG GATCAACAAAACATCCAGGAAATGAGCACAACTTTCTTCGTACCTGAAGCGGCGAGCGCTCCTGGCGCCGCCCAAACTATAACCTACCAGTCGCCCTCGTCCGGAGCGTTCTGGAACCAACCGGCTACCGTTGGTTTCTACGCGAGCGGTACGCAGCCACCGGTGCAGAGCGGGGCGCCGCCACGGTACTCAGTGCAGGTGCCGGCGCAGCCACAACCAACGTACGTTTCCACAGGGTATCCCCCTGCTGTTAACTACGTAGCGGCACAGCCCGGTCCTGCACAAGTGCAGAACGCGGAAATTGTGCCCGTTTATCCGAACCAGTCGGTACAAATGGTGTATTCCCAGCCCACTGGAACTGTAATGTACCAAAATCAGCCTTTGATTTATGCGCAGAATCCAACCACTTTGTATCAAACCACTG cttatCAGCCGGCACCCGCATACCCGCATGGCACACCCACCCCCACAGGAGGCATGGCCTCGCTCCCGACCACCCCTTTAGAACAAGCCACGCCTAATGGATTCGTTCAACTGACTCAAAACATGCAGCAAATGAACTTGGGACCGTCGCAGTCCAGCACCCCGAGGGGATTCGTTCCCATCCATCCCAAAT GTGGCCATCCCTTCGACCCTCGCCGTCCGTCATTCTCGAAACCGCCCTCTGGTGGTTACACCGGTAAATCCGGGCGGTTTCCGATGGGTTCCAGTCAGAGCAGCACTGGAACCAGCTCTCCGGCGGCAACGGTGGTAGCGCCCGGATATTGTCCGACGTTGCCGCCCCCAGGGCATTATCGCACACCGCCCCCGAGCACTCCTCCAACACCCCAATTTGCCGTTTTCAGCCAGGGAGGGTATCCCGCTATGGGGCCGAGGTTGTTCAGACAG ATGAGCGCCGAACGAGGGGCCACGCCTGGGACGGCAAAAAGCAGCCGGTCGCCCACACCCGCGGGAGATGTAGGGAATCATTTTGAGCGGCAAAGGTTCACGTTTCCTCCTAGCTTTTATCCGGGGATGCCCATGCCTTACATCATACAAT CAGATCCGCGTCTGGTGGGCCGAGGACAGCCAAACATCTACCGACAACCGACACCACCCGCGATGCACAACCGGCCGGCACCTACTCAGGGCCCCGACATGAGATCTCATtacaataattacaaaaaccgTAAGCCCAA GCTTAACAAGGGCCTGCCGCCCTccggcaaataa
- the enc gene encoding cAMP-regulated phosphoprotein 21 isoform X4, protein MQQRGANMEAGGEEVEEQPPPSRGRPTSKLKVLGRSHAMREEQSPPREPNCADNHTSGGQLHSPPTVVLSPSPLDEDSSAISGAGSPATLVASPNSRCSSLCDSNGGCERLHPAEADLPPSPKYVNGKNGTASNSSQVGSKSSKRYCECQNQNCIKCLKDRGGTNNNHSNTNNNTSLLYVNKNRGKMRQQSSSQTNLSFESSADSSAEYYTDTTGVDLEQFIPDTINRNPKDRALMLRIEEELVSLINDKFQTHYKFPPMTSYHRMLVHRCAAYFGMDHNIDQSGKCIVVNKTKNTRLPDVRFKEHVKEVFNDEPPRRSILKRDSNSIEDYCFKSPERGYGLEGRRSKSFEEREEEYERARRRIFRGDMHDSSEDFGWDMQWSSTESDYSRYRLQPPEFQSRQLRRLLKVHSEEAEQSMRPCVAKSYSFGGYGGASVSLLTRGDSVISTHSAPMPRLLTKQDSGASSVSWRLSPSSSGYKSQSQMSESVTPSPTSTPHPSGDEHHHKSANPVVWAVTDLSNVPRGSIIINPETGKPFKNEDGTIYYYDPVKPAPGLVPDEPLKTERAQSPQKDKTPPMSPKSEKKHSPLKTKSSFTNSATSPSLPFSPPLSTASSGVAMNRSFSYIQTVNSCENVVSALGPAQQQQQYSNFSNQPADGNMPVYSQPYIVYTTAPGYGVPVQQPYDTRLDQQNIQEMSTTFFVPEAASAPGAAQTITYQSPSSGAFWNQPATVGFYASGTQPPVQSGAPPRYSVQVPAQPQPTYVSTGYPPAVNYVAAQPGPAQVQNAEIVPVYPNQSVQMVYSQPTGTVMYQNQPLIYAQNPTTLYQTTAYQPAPAYPHGTPTPTGGMASLPTTPLEQATPNGFVQLTQNMQQMNLGPSQSSTPRGFVPIHPKCGHPFDPRRPSFSKPPSGGYTGKSGRFPMGSSQSSTGTSSPAATVVAPGYCPTLPPPGHYRTPPPSTPPTPQFAVFSQGGYPAMGPRLFRQMSAERGATPGTAKSSRSPTPAGDVGNHFERQRFTFPPSFYPGMPMPYIIQSDPRLVGRGQPNIYRQPTPPAMHNRPAPTQGPDMRSHYNNYKNRKPKLNKGLPPSGK, encoded by the exons ATGCAACAAAGAGGAGCTAATATGGAGGCGGGAGGAGAAGAGGTGGAGGAGCAGCCTCCGCCATCAAGAGGCCGG CCGACCTCGAAGCTGAAAGTGTTGGGGCGCAGCCACGCGATGCGCGAGGAACAGTCGCCGCCCCGCGAACCAAACTGCGCGGACAATCACACGAGCGGAGGGCAGCTCCACTCTCCCCCCACCGTCGTTCTGAGTCCTTCGCCCCTTGATGAAGACTCGAGTGCAATAAGCGGAGCTGGATCTCCAGCCACCCTGGTGGCCTCCCCGAATTCCAG GTGCTCATCGCTGTGCGATAGCAATGGTGGATGTGAGAGGCTGCACCCTGCTGAAGCAGATCTACCTCCTAGTCCTAAGTACGTAAACGGCAAGAATGGTACCGCGAGCAACTCTAGTCAAGTGGGTTCCAAGAGCAGTAAACGGTACTGCGAGTGTCAGAACCAAAACTGCATCAAGTGTCTGAAAGACCGCGGTGGCACCAACAACAACCACAGCAACACCAATAACAATACGAGCCTTTTGTATGTGAACAAAAACAGAGGAAAAATGAGGCAGCAGAGCTCGTCACAGACCAACCTTAGCTTTGAAAGTTCCGCAG ACAGCAGCGCTGAATACTACACTGACACCACCGGGGTAGATTTGGAGCAGTTTATCCCCGACACGATCAATCGGAACCCGAAAGACCGGGCATTGATGCTGCGCATCGAAGAGGAGCTGGTCAGTTTGATAAATGACAAATT CCAAACGCATTACAAATTTCCCCCAATGACGAGCTACCATCGCATGCTGGTCCATCGTTGCGCCGCCTACTTTGGTATGGACCACAACATTGACCAGTCGGGAAAGTGCATCGTGGTCAACAAAACGAAAAACACGCGTCTGCCCGACGTGCGGTTCAAGGAGCATGTCAAGGAGGTCTTCAACGATGAACCTCCCAGGAG GTCGATACTGAAAAGGGATTCTAATAGTATCGAGGACTATTGCTTCAAAAGTCCAGAAAGGGGTTATGGTTTGGAGGGGAGGCGGAGTAAGAGCTTTGAGGAAAGAGAGGAGGAGTATGAGCGAGCACGACGAAGGATTTTCAGAGGAGACATGCATGACTCTTCGGAGGATTTCGGTTGGGATATGCAATGGTCCAGTACGGAGAGCGACTATTCAAGGTACCGCTTGCAGCCACCGGAGTTTCAAAGCAGACAGCTGCGCAGGTTGTTGAAGGTTCACTCGGAGGAGGCTGAACAGTCAATGAGGCCGTGTGTGGCTAAAAGTTACAGCTTTGGAGGGTATGGGGGCGCCAGTGTTTCTCTACTCACCAGAGGTGACAGTGTGATTTCTACTCATAGCGCACCGATGCCGAGGCTTTTGACCAAACAAG ACTCGGGAGCCAGTTCGGTGTCATGGCGTCTCAGCCCTTCCAGTTCAGGCTACAAGTCGCAGTCCCAAATGTCCGAGTCGGTGACTCCTAGCCCCACTTCCACCCCTCACCCGTCTGGGGATGAGCACCATCACAAGAGCGCCAATCCAGTTGTGTGGGCGGTAACAGATCTGAGCAATGTGCCTCGAGGGAGCATTATTATTAATCCTGAG ACGGGCAAACCGTTCAAGAACGAAGACGGCACAATATACTACTATGACCCTGTGAAACCCGCTCCCGGTCTAGTTCCCGATGAACCCTTGAAGACGGAGCGGGCGCAATCGCCTCAAAAGGACAAAACGCCACCTATGTCCCCCAAAAGCGAA AAGAAACATTCGCCATTGAAGACCAAATCAAGTTTCACTAACAGCGCCACCAGCCCCAGTTTACCCTTTTCTCCGCCCTTGTCCACGGCCTCTTCAGGTGTTGCCATGAATCGTAGTTTTTCTTATATTCAG ACGGTCAATTCCTGCGAGAACGTCGTTTCAGCTTTGGGGCCTGCGCAACAACAGCAGCAATACTCCAACTTTTCCAATCAACCGGCAGATGGGAACATGCCCGTGTACTCCCAACCTTACATTGTCTACACTACCGCCCCCGGATATGGAGTTCCCGTGCAACAACCTTATGACACAAGGCTG GATCAACAAAACATCCAGGAAATGAGCACAACTTTCTTCGTACCTGAAGCGGCGAGCGCTCCTGGCGCCGCCCAAACTATAACCTACCAGTCGCCCTCGTCCGGAGCGTTCTGGAACCAACCGGCTACCGTTGGTTTCTACGCGAGCGGTACGCAGCCACCGGTGCAGAGCGGGGCGCCGCCACGGTACTCAGTGCAGGTGCCGGCGCAGCCACAACCAACGTACGTTTCCACAGGGTATCCCCCTGCTGTTAACTACGTAGCGGCACAGCCCGGTCCTGCACAAGTGCAGAACGCGGAAATTGTGCCCGTTTATCCGAACCAGTCGGTACAAATGGTGTATTCCCAGCCCACTGGAACTGTAATGTACCAAAATCAGCCTTTGATTTATGCGCAGAATCCAACCACTTTGTATCAAACCACTG cttatCAGCCGGCACCCGCATACCCGCATGGCACACCCACCCCCACAGGAGGCATGGCCTCGCTCCCGACCACCCCTTTAGAACAAGCCACGCCTAATGGATTCGTTCAACTGACTCAAAACATGCAGCAAATGAACTTGGGACCGTCGCAGTCCAGCACCCCGAGGGGATTCGTTCCCATCCATCCCAAAT GTGGCCATCCCTTCGACCCTCGCCGTCCGTCATTCTCGAAACCGCCCTCTGGTGGTTACACCGGTAAATCCGGGCGGTTTCCGATGGGTTCCAGTCAGAGCAGCACTGGAACCAGCTCTCCGGCGGCAACGGTGGTAGCGCCCGGATATTGTCCGACGTTGCCGCCCCCAGGGCATTATCGCACACCGCCCCCGAGCACTCCTCCAACACCCCAATTTGCCGTTTTCAGCCAGGGAGGGTATCCCGCTATGGGGCCGAGGTTGTTCAGACAG ATGAGCGCCGAACGAGGGGCCACGCCTGGGACGGCAAAAAGCAGCCGGTCGCCCACACCCGCGGGAGATGTAGGGAATCATTTTGAGCGGCAAAGGTTCACGTTTCCTCCTAGCTTTTATCCGGGGATGCCCATGCCTTACATCATACAAT CAGATCCGCGTCTGGTGGGCCGAGGACAGCCAAACATCTACCGACAACCGACACCACCCGCGATGCACAACCGGCCGGCACCTACTCAGGGCCCCGACATGAGATCTCATtacaataattacaaaaaccgTAAGCCCAA GCTTAACAAGGGCCTGCCGCCCTccggcaaataa